The proteins below come from a single Sorghum bicolor cultivar BTx623 chromosome 4, Sorghum_bicolor_NCBIv3, whole genome shotgun sequence genomic window:
- the LOC8085162 gene encoding MADS-box protein SOC1, giving the protein MQIRQPPDHLMVMATAAAAMDVDAPAPAPVPDGNAAANKQGRRGRREMRRIEDSTSRQVTFSKRRSGLLKKAYELSVLCDAEVALIVFSPRGRLYQFASAADLQNTIDRYLKHTEGTLANGKVETGIEKWKYEATTLGKKIDAIETYKRKLLGENLGSCSVQELKELEAQLEKSLSIIRQRKERKLMDQILELREKEQKLLMENAMLRDQCKALPLLELNDNKEHDHHMDGAGDGGEDDEAAAAKEDVETELAIGIIGSRRLTTQAPAPRLHQQPAPAPAPAGDHIDLRAPA; this is encoded by the exons ATGCAGATCCGTCAACCACCCGACCATCTCATGGTGATGGCCACCGCGGCGGCCGCCATGGACGTGgatgcgccggcgccggcgccggtgccCGACGGAAACGCCGCCGCCAACAAGCAGGGGCGGCGCGGGCGGCGCGAGATGCGCCGGATCGAGGACTCCACGAGCCGCCAggtgaccttctccaagcgccggAGCGGGCTACTCAAGAAGGCGTACGAGCTGTCGGTGCTGTGCGACGCCGAGGTCGCGCTCATCGTCTTCTCCCCGCGCGGCCGCCTCTACCAGTTCGCCTCCGCCGCCGA CTTGCAGAATACAATTGATCGGTACCTGAAGCACACGGAAGGCACACTTGCAAATGGGAAAGTTGAAACAGGCATAGAG AAGTGGAAATATGAGGCTACAACCTTGGGAAAGAAGATAGACGCAATTGAGACATACAAGAG GAAGCTGCTTGGAGAGAACCTTGGATCTTGTTCAGTTCAGGAGCTAAAAGAACTGGAGGCACAGCTCGAGAAGAGCCTAAGCATAATCAGGCAAAGGAAG GAAAGGAAGCTGATGGATCAAATTCTAGAGTTGAGGGAGAAG GAGCAGAAACTGTTGATGGAGAACGCGATGCTCCGTGATCAG TGTAAGGCCCTGCCTCTGCTAGAACTGAATGATAATAAGGAGCATGACCATCATATGGATGGTGCTGGTGACGGCGGCGAAGATGATGAAGCAGCAGCGGCGAAGGAGGACGTGGAGACGGAGTTGGCCATCGGTATTATTGGAAGCAGGAGACTTACTACTCAAGCGCCTGCGCCGAGGCTCCATCAGCAGcctgcacctgcacctgcacctgcaGGAGATCATATCGATCTACGAGCGCCTGCATGA
- the LOC8085163 gene encoding uncharacterized protein LOC8085163, with protein MDKAIMSNNQAGKVLKKGKKKQAKDELDRQKQAEKKRRRLEKALANSAAIISELEKKKQKKKEEQQRLDEEGAAIAEAVALHVLIGEDSDEPCHLMLNKHIRCNHWDASAAFEFTVDAQSTDIYPSDDGLICASHAYAPRPKGRWADWGIGQPLPSWGEVSDLQGPYYQGTFHQSVTCPGFIAAQAVSSLQIREESSEITSPSQGAAAATVVNRMLGGTNRLNLYREI; from the coding sequence ATGGACAAGGCTATCATGAGCAATAATCAGGCAGGCAAAGTCTTgaagaaaggaaaaaagaaacaGGCCAAGGATGAACTGGATCGCCAGAAGCAGGCTGAGAAGAAGCGGCGCCGCCTGGAGAAAGCGCTGGCAAACTCGGCTGCCATCATCTCAGAGCTGGAAaagaagaagcagaagaagaaggaagaacaGCAAAGGCTGGATGAGGAAGGTGCTGCCATAGCTGAAGCAGTTGCTCTTCATGTTCTCATAGGTGAGGACTCCGATGAACCCTGCCATTTGATGCTCAACAAGCACATCAGGTGCAACCATTGGGATGCCTCGGCTGCTTTTGAATTCACCGTGGATGCACAATCCACTGATATCTACCCCTCTGATGATGGACTGATATGCGCCAGCCATGCGTATGCTCCCAGACCCAAAGGGAGATGGGCTGATTGGGGGATTGGCCAGCCATTGCCATCTTGGGGAGAAGTGAGTGACCTCCAGGGCCCGTACTATCAAGGAACATTCCATCAGTCTGTTACCTGCCCTGGTTTCATAGCCGCCCAAGCTGTGTCATCGTTGCAGATCAGAGAAGAGTCATCAGAGATCACCTCTCCAAGCCAAGGGGCGGCTGCTGCAACCGTGGTTAACAGGATGCTTGGTGGCACCAACAGGCTCAACCTTTACAGAGAGATATAA